In Humulus lupulus chromosome 6, drHumLupu1.1, whole genome shotgun sequence, a single genomic region encodes these proteins:
- the LOC133784667 gene encoding uncharacterized protein LOC133784667 — translation MDPYMQCRLASQDSIESFSNMLMNDNGEKKTRGPTQMREIWGKRDGEKIKITCNDFGQPYDNSASKLSSFIGTLVRDGKNAPINYKTWHEVPAKYKLGMWKIIQEKFEIPPHAKNWTFRTFGRKLRAWKSYLKKTYYLEHLSFEEQKKYKDKRVYDDQWEELIKYWATESAMRKSAKNKTSRAEKKYNHTTGTKSFAQLRALQKKDGASTPTRATMFKICYSKKDKSITNEKTKEAMLQLQEKEELIEDASKEKSMNDVFSEVMGKEKHGSVRMYGFGVCPSDVWKDKSTWRRNQNEYVDTLQSEVNDLRSQVQILTKTILSKQNNGNDISTLQAINASTLHNKETQRQLWFSSSAYDTPVVEVGEVVNLKSVTSEPETIAIGIVLSRDPSKEVGGKKLGSFFSEVIVQVPIKPNEQLIKSYGHFKTIGQVVGAPIAWPTAFVIPRKSDTQLGDSML, via the exons ATGGATCCATACATGCAATGTAGATTGGCCTCACAAGATAGTATAGAATCATTTTCAAATATGTTGATGAATGATAATGGTGAAAAGAAAACTCGAGGCCCTACACAAATGCGTGAAATATGGGGAAAACGGGATGGAGAGAAGATAAAAATCACATGCAACGATTTTGGACAGCCATATGATAACAGTGCAAGCAAACTTTCAAGCTTTATTGGGACATTAGTACGGGATGGAAAAAATGCTCCAATTAATTATAAAACTTGGCATGAGGTACCTGCTAAATACAAACTTGGAATGTGGAAAATCATACag GAAAAATTTGAAATTCCTCCTCATGCTAAAAATTGGACTTTCAGAACTTTTGGAAGGAAACTTAGAGCTTGGAAATCTTATCTTAAAAAAACTTATTATTTGGAGCACTTATCTTTTGAGgagcaaaagaaatataaagacAAAAGAGTTTATGATGATCAATGGGAGGAACTAATAAAATATTGGGCAACAGAAAGTGCAATG AGAAAGAGTGCTAAAAACAAGACTAGTCGTGCAGAAAAAAAATACAACCATACAACTGGCACAAAGAGTTTTGCTCAACTTAGAGCATTACAG AAAAAAGATGGTGCAAGTACGCCGACACGTGCAACCATGTTCAAAATCTGCTACTCAAAAAAAGATAAGAGCATTACTAATGAGAAAACAAAAGAAGCAATG TTACAAttacaagagaaagaagaactgATTGAAGATGCATCAAAAGAAAAGAGTATGAATGACGTTTTTTCTGAAGTTATGGGTAAAGAAAAACATGGATCAGTTCGCATGTATGGATTTGGTGTTTGCCCATCTGATGTGTGGAAGGATAAATCAACTTGGAGAAGAAACCAAAATGAGTATGTAGATACTCTGCAGTCAGAAGTAAATGATCTAAGGTCTCAAGTTCAAATTCTTACTAAGACTATTTTGAGCAAGCAAAATAATGGCAATGATATATCTACACTTCAG GCCATAAATGCTAGTACCTTACATAACAAAGAAACTCAACGTCAACTATGGTTTTCATCTTCAGCATATGATACTCCTGTTGTTGAG GTTGGAGAAGTAGTCAATCTTAAGAGTGTCACTAGTGAGCCTGAAACAATTGCTATTGGTATCGTTTTAAGTAGAGATCCATCAAAAGAAGTTGGAGGAAAAAAGCTCGGATCCTTTTTTTCTGAAGTTATAGTACAAGTTCCTATTAAGCCTAACGAACAACTGATTAAATCATATGGACATTTTAAGACAATTGGTCAAGTTGTTGGAGCCCCTATTGCATGGCCAACAGCATTTGTG ATTCCAAGGAAATCAGATACACAACTTGGTGACTCAATGCTATGA